Genomic window (Tachysurus fulvidraco isolate hzauxx_2018 chromosome 20, HZAU_PFXX_2.0, whole genome shotgun sequence):
ATTAATTATTCGGCAAAAGTTGTTTCCCcattactttttattatatctCTTTATCAGTATGGCGAAATTCATATCTCAGTCAAATCTAATGCTtaatagttaaatatttttcatatatcCATTAAGAATTCTTTATCAAATTCACACATCTTGTAAACAGGTGTATGGTAAACAGGAGTCTTGGAGCAGATGTGTGACTGCTTTTTTGAAATGTGGTTTAGATCAAAGACCATAGGCATGTCAGTATAGCCAAATAGAAGCAGTGACTTAAGATATATTGCCAATTGAAAATCTTAATGTACCAGACAGCAGAAGTTAACCTTTGTTATAGTATGattatatatgtatagtatgattataatgtattttatacacttttgCTCAAAAGCTCAGAATTGTAAAGAGGGTCCTAAGGTGGATTTTTATCATGGTGTGAATACACATGTGATGCATATCTCATCGGCATTTAATGGAATTATGTTCCTGTTCATACTGTAGGTGTCTGATAAAGGCTCCTTGACAGCAGAGGAGTTTGCTAAACTTTTAGGGCTGTCTGTTCTTCTGGCAAAAGAGAGGTACTGCTTGATTAACAtgttatatcattatattttgTTGCAACAGCATTGTAACTTGCCCATTTCTCTTTAAATCTCAACGTCGCCTTTTTCTTCCAGATTGCTATTGGCTGAGAAAATGGGGCATCTGTGCAGAGACGACTCCGTGGAAGGCTTACGATTTTATCCCAACTTGTTCTAATGTACTAGTCTGATCAGTAGTCTTAATTTTTCTACTGGACTCATTTTCTGCTGCTCACACAGCATCCTCCATACAGAGGTGTTCACATTGTACACTGGACTTGGAATTGCACAAACATATaacagtgagcagtgtgttaaTGGTGAAAGTTGGTTTtgattctaatgttactgtactTACTTCTTTATATATGGGCAAGGCTTTGGAGAAGTCATGTTTTTCATTGATTGGCTTCAAACAGGTTTGTAAAATGTACTATAAAACCTGTTGAATTAGGTTTCTATGTAATATCTTATATCCTAATACTACACAGTTATTATAAACTTACTTCTGTACAGCAAGTCCTGACTGAGAGCCTCATTAATGAAACCaaaggcatatatatatatatactgtatatggcaaATGTATGTTACATTTGACACTTGACAGTCACCCACATACCATTCCAAGTTTCTGTTATAAATATCCTGTACatttctgggaaggttttccactagattttgacATCTTTGTCTGTGGGCATTTGTGCTTATTCAGCCAGAAGGTGCATTAATGAAGTCAGACATTGATGTTGGTCGAGAAGGCCTGATGTACGGTCTGTTATCCATGCCATTGTTCCATGTCAAAGATGTTCAGTTATGTTCAGGTCAGGGTTCTGTACAGGATATGCAAGATCTTCTTTGGCAAACTTACCAAACTGCGTCTTCATGGACTTTGATTTGTGCCCAGGACATTGTCAGTTGGAACATGTTGAAACATGTTGAAGACCCTTAGTTCCAATGAATGGgaagctacagcatacaaagacaattCCAGACAATTGTTGTTTCTGACTTTTTGGCGACAGTATGTGAAAGAACTACATATGTGATTGTGATCGTCAAATATCCttaaacctttggccatatactgtatttttaatcTTACATATCCTGTGTTAACTAAATAAAGTGACATTTCCGGTGTTTGATTTTGGGATAAACTTTCATATTACATTGACATTAAGATCATCTAAGATTTTCTTGAATAGATTTTTATCATATGATGATTttgaaaatgaagaaatgttcCCTTGTGGGTTTCTGCCCACAATCCAAAACATGGGTGAATTCTCTTGCCACTCTGTACTCACTTACTCCACATCCAACACAACCTTGACCGGGATAAAGCACATTTTGAagatttttaacaaaatgctAGTAACACATCACCATCACTACATACATTGCACACATtataatcatgtaaaaaaaaactaaacattcACCTCTCAACATTCAAAGCATAACAAAAGATCTTAGTGAGCATTTTAAGGATATACACtggaaaaacatttacattcagtCAACATTTTAGTCAGttttcatatatattcataCGCTATTATGTTTAACATTAACAGAAGCCTGTGTCTGCATGATTTCATACATGCaatgctgccacatgattggttgattagataattgcatgagtACAGGTGTTCCTTTTAAAGTGACCGGTAGAGTATGatgagaaaataattaatttatgagTCTGATATTGTTAAAAGCCTAAAATTTTGTCCACTCGCccaaacaaacatattttactCTGTACAATCCAATGAAAACCAGCGGCTAATCCCGCCCAGTCTGGCCACAGTGTGAGACTCTGTGCTAAACAGCTACTCTTCTCTCCTCGTAGGGATCCTCTATAGGGATAAACATGTCTGATTTgctcatttctctttctcttctacaCTCCGATGCTGTAAGTAAACATTCCTTTTTATTGTATCACAGACTGATGGAATAACTGTTTTTCCTATAGAGAGTTTTGTCACTGAGTATGAAcagaaaatatcagaaaatgaactCATTTAAACGTGGAAGCTAAGCAAGCAAACTTTGGTTCAaggaaatgtattattattattatatatatatatatatttttagtattactattactacGTTATGTTTGAGGGTGCGTTCACATGTATGAAACGTTTAAATGGGTGTATAGGCTGTCAATTTAAATAGCACAAGAAACCAcaactttaaattaaattaagaagTACTTTTGCGGTTGACTAGAGTTATAAATAGACAGTTTATGAGCTCACTAACAAGGGAGTGAATTCTCTTTTAAAGACAGAAGACTAAAAGTTTCAACTCTCCAAAGGCTGAAATAATGCACACTAAAATGAATCCAAATAcaatctgtgttttatatttaacagaTTAATGTAATCCATTTATATATTCCTTGTGCAACATatgttttatttagaaatgtaaaGGTTTTGTTCATGGTGAAATGGTTCATacacatctctgtgtgtgtgtgtgtgtgtgtgtgtgtgtgtgtgtgtgtgtgtgtgtgtgtgtgtgtgtgtgtgatagatgGAACACTGAAGATGGAGAACCAATGGTTGTGTATTTTCACTGGACATCAGACAAGTAGGAAAATTGGAATCACTGGTTTGGGGAACAAATCTGACTCTGATCTGTTCATTCCTGAGGCAAGGACTGTTCAGAAAGTATAAAGTATATGGATCCCAGGAACCCCAAAAATACAAGGATTGGTGCTGAGTCAAGCGGAAAAAAAGCATCTGAGTTTTTAATACATGAATCAATCTACTTGGGATAGATGATGTTTATGTAAGAACAAAGTGGGGAAAACTCTTGCACAAACTGCTAATGTAAAACGATCATACACTATATGAGGATTTGTTGAACTATTTATCCTTTTTACTAGCTTCACTGTGATCTTCTTAGTCCTACAGTGCCTTTTTGATAATATTAAGGTGACAGTTGTGTATATGTACTCCTTATTACCTAATTTGATCTATTTTTGTATCTATTTCGTGAATGAAATCAAGCATCTTGTAAAACCGTTGCTAATTTCTGCTGTCTGTTGGAATAGTGTACAACTTTCCATACTGTTTGAATATAAAAAAGGTGATGTTGAGCAAACAAGCAAGAGCACACATGCGTCGGAATGATACAGGGTTTCACCCCACTTGTCCGATTtctgctcctgctcctcctcGTAGGATTTGGTAAGTAGACACACTGagatataaatatgaattgtaatgatacacacactacaggatTTTCTAAGTTCAGAAAGATAAGTTTAGCTTAAATGCTTTCATCCATAACTATATAAATTCATGGTGAATCATTTACTTCTACGTATATTATTATGCTACCTGATGTAAAATAGTGGTTCAAGATATGAAGTCCTCCTTTGGTAGAGGAGGCTTAGATAGGAAGAGAAGGGAGGGAGTGTTTTTCCTGCCTGCTTTTCCGttggtatatattttttttttcttgggaAGTGACCTATGTGTAGCGGCATTTGAAAATCACAATGACTTGCTCAAATGAATGTAGGGTCGCAGAGCCTATTGTCCTAAACAATATAAAGTGTTTTTGTATGGGGTGGGCATTATTTAGAGTGTTAGACAAACATGAGTTTCTGTTAATGGTAGTTATATTAAAGcaattaaagttaaagttataTTAGTTCAATTTGCTTTAACAATAGATATCACAACAAATCAACtttagagaaataaatatagatcaAGATCCACAATGAGTGTGACAGTGGCAATGAAAACAAACTCTTTGAATTGACAAGaggaaaaaactttaaaaagcagaaaaccaGGAAATCCATCCTCTactgggtgacaccagatagtggaactataaatcattattaCTTTACACTACAAAGCCAAACAGTAATAAGCACATTGAAGCAGCAGTTTTTAGGTACAGTATAAAAAGATAATATCCATTAAAGCAAGGGGAAACTAAAGGATACATTTTTTCTAAATGTATACCTTATGGAGATATCGATTTAAGGAAGGATTATGACCTTTCAGGAAGGTTTATGATTCAACAATTGACAATATTTTGActgttttatactttatactttttatattgtAGATTGTCATCATTCTGTAttaattgttttcatttacaatgtgtcccttttcttttttgttatcttttttGTTATCCAAACccctccacccccaccccaccccccttAAGCAATGGCTGGTCTAGGTCTGTGGTCCTCAGTACATGTTGCTCTAAGCAATGCCAGTGTTTTTGTCACTTACAATGCAGACAACAACATGACAGACAGTGAATTGTCCCTGGATCTGGTTGATCTTGATAAGAATATAACTGTGCTAACTAGGCATCTGCCATTCAACCAGTCTGAGGGCTTTCTGGAGTTTGACTGTACATATTTCCTACATGCTGGGAACTTCAGCTTCAGATTAGACCAAATGGGCCACAAGGGTGCACTGAAAAGTACCTCCAGCTGGTGGAGCCCAGTACTACGCATACAGTGGCCCACATTCCACTTTGGAGTGGAGCGTGTTAACAACTACAGCTCTGGTGCATTTCAGGTTTCTGTGTCTACCAATGTTGACTTCCATGTGTGCCTGAACAGCAGCTCATCCCTCTACCTAGAGGTCAGCTACATGGAGCATAACCAGATTGGTAAGAACACAATTGACAAGGTGCAGAAACGGACGACACACAACATCCAGGTTGTGAAGTCCCAGCATGTGGAACTAAAGTGTGCCTCCCTGTTGACTGAGGCTGGCTTCATCCAAGTAGCTCTTAAGTCCCACTACACCCAACAGGACATAAAATCCTCAGGACCACTCTATTTATCTCGTATTTTCTCATATAAGCTTCTGGTTGACAATGTCTACAAAACTGGCTGTGAGGGCACAGTTTCTGTTCGCCTGCTCTCTCCACCCTGCACGGTCACTACAGGGAAAGTGTTGCTGTATAAGGAGGCCAGTGCAGCTGCAGAGCAGCAAAAGCACTCTCAGCTTGCATTTCAATTTCTCACCCAAGGGGAGAATGAGACAGAATTTAATTGCTCCCAGTTTGATCTTGGCCAGAAAAAGTACTGCTTTCATTATGAGCGCATCTACAGTCAGTCCTCCAGTTTGGCACGTACATGCATCATTGTGCAAAGAAATGCTGGTGAGATTTTTAAAGAACTTTTGCAACTATTGAGTTTTTCTGCAAATCatataaatgaaaagaataatATCTCTGTTATATTCAGATAATACAATAATGCTGATTAAACCACCACCAATACACATTGCTACTGGTATGCATAATCAGTTCAGTTCTGCATGAACTGTATATTTGATTTACAAGTAGAGATGTGGGGCCCGTGGCAGACATGGAGTGGGTGCAGCGTGACCTGTGGAGAGGGTGTGCGAGAACGTGTGCGTGAGTGTTTGGTGCCCCCTGGCGGTGGGATGCAGTGCAATGGTATGGTGAGAGAGCAGTCACTCTGCTCCCTGGAGGACTGCACTGGTAAGCCAAATTCCTTAATGCACTTATAATGTTTGGGTGCATGTTTCTTAAATCTCATGTCTTTATTCATTTCCAGTTTTTGAAAGCTCTAATTTATATTTGTAGCACATTAATTTCTGGAAGTCTAAATCTGTCCTATTGTCTATAGACATCCTGCCTCCTGTTTCTGCCCCACCTCCTCCATCTGTGGACTCCTTTCTTGGAGGAAACTTAGTTGTGGTGACtggtatctctctctgtctagctGTCATCCTGATCACTATCGTCATAACAGTGTGGAGAAAACTGTGTCATGCCCCAAAGTTTTTCTCAGCAAAGCCTGAGACTATGCATTCTCCTGGTGGACGCAAACACTCAGATGAGGCTTCTATTTGTGGACACAGCGTGCGGAGGCCTAGTTTCTCTGAGAGTACGGGGGCATCTGTATTTCAGAAAGGCCAAATATGTCCTGTGTCTATTCGAGCAGCATCAGAAAAGGGGGTACTGGCCTGTCAGCAGAGTTTCCCCCTCCCCGTGACCTCACCTCAAGATCCTGAGCGGCTGTCCCCATCTGGTCAAAAGATATTTCCGCCCGTTTTTGGGTATCGTTTGGCACAGCAGCAACTTAAGGAAATGAAGAAGAAAGGACTTAAAGAGGCCACACAAGTCTATCATGTTTCCCAGAGTCCTGTTGATGACATCATGGTGGAGGCCACAGCCTCAACATCTGCTGGTTTTACACCAGTGCCTCAGGACCTGGAAAGTCAAGAAGAAGTCACTATCAGACACTTTCGCAAATCTCCTTTCACAGAGCCCACTTGGCATCACAGAAACTCTGCCACTTTGCCTGATAGACTGAGCCCCAAGGTGGATCTGATATTGaccaaacaaaaaagttttagtGATCGGGACCGACGACAGGAACGGACTGCAGACTGGGTGGCAATGGTGGAACGAAACAGATTCAGCTTTTCTAATAACCCAAACTTCAGGAGGACATCTAGCTTCAACGAGAGCAATCTGCAGCAGTTACCTAAGCCACAGCCATTTAGGGAGCGAAGCATGACTCAGGTGGCCTCCCGCCAGATTCCAGAGGGCAGTTGTAGAATCAGAGCATGGGAGCATCCAATACCTGAGCTGGAGGACTGGTCTCAGTCTAAATATAGGATACCTGACAGTTCTAGTCACCAGAGGCAGAGACCTTTGGTAGATATACCTTCCTTCACAAAATGCAAACCTGCAGTGGTTCAATCAGGGACAGTACCAACAAAAAATCGAGCAACTGACAGTCATGGAGTGGGCTGGGTCCCATCATATGGCATAGAGCGGGTAGAAAGAGCAGAACAAAATTGGAACAGGAGAGGTCCCTCTCCCATCCAGAGGAACATTTTGGCCAGGAAGTTGCGAGAAGCCAGTTCATCAGCCAATTACCAGAGAAAGAGAAGTTCTACCTTCTCCAGCTATGATCAGAGCAGGGGCCGATGTCATAGCCTCCCACTCTCTGCAGACTTCAGCAGCTCCTCCTATGGCCTGACTGAGGATGAGCAGCAAATGATGGACATTTCTGGATATCTGGGAGAAGAGGATGGAACAGGAATAACCAAAGACCTCAGACTCACTTGATTATGCCTGAAAATGTTCAGATTAGAAACTCCAAAGCAAAATTCTGACAACTGATTGTTTGTCCAGTTTAAATGATTTACCATTTTAAAGCCTTTATTTCTAAATTACTTTTAGGGAATTAAGATTTAGGATTATAGtttattctttttgtctttaaaatatttttttatattctttgtaAAATTAACATcacaaattatattaaattattttatttgcacagTGTAAGAATTGTATGTGTTCTGAAGAGAACATACCTGATTAACCAGTTAAATGTTACTTTAAAGCTGCCATAAAATCAAGTTGGATATTTTAACAGATACTGTGTAAAACAATTTTGAATGATCAAGTAAATAAGTATAGCTTTAGCAAAAACAACTATATGGAAATTGTATATTGCAGCAACTTGGTTTGTCTCTAAacccatttaaatatataagaaatatttaatCTAAGTATAAATGCTTTCATTTTGattgtaaatgaaaaataagtaATTTTCATATGTTTTCAATTACAGGCATTTTAAATAGTTACAGCgtatttgttttaatgtatcTTAATTAAAAGATTGTAATGATAATCTGGCTGTAATGTAAAGGATGATTCAGAGTAGTTTAAACTGTGGCAGTCTCTTTACACTGGACGAAATGTCTCAGAGCAGGGAAGAATTCCTCTGTatgaattgtaaataaatttctttcatatttgtcattctttatttttgttctaaATAAAGGCGAGGTTTATATCATGTAATCTAAAGGATAGAGATATGTAATAGTCCCTATGGGGAAAACAATAGAAACTGAGGTTAAGAGTAGGATTAGATGTAGgtataaaatattgtttattagcTGTATTGAAGGTACCCATTCTGATattctgaggtgtgtgtgtgtgtgtgtgtgtgtgtgtgtgtgtgtgtgtgtgtgtgtgtgtgtgtgtgtgtgtgtgtgtgtgtgtgtgtgtgtaagagagagagaaaagagagagagtctacTCTGGTTTTAAATAAAGTTGATATACATAGAAAGATACATTTATCATTAATAACAGTTCATGAATAAAATGCAGGTTTTctataaaattttacattttagaaagcaaaaaaatgctGTATTATATATTTGATCCATATGCTGCGGACTGTGAGTTATAATCATAATGTTCTACTGCAATCTTTTGCTATATGTTTGGATTGCATAATGGTAATGAAAagaatattttcatttcttATGACATAAAGCATAAACATTAAGAAAGTATAACATTTTAGCTATCGGGTCCTGATCCACTTCCCAGGCTGTCCATAAATGTCGTAGGTCGCACCTTCAAGCTGACATGTCTGAGAGAGTACCAGAGTCCTCGCCAGGTGCTCCACACCACACCATTGTCATGTTTTGCTGTGTACTTTCCTCCACGATAAAACTTTCCATTCAAATTGGCAGCATGGCACCTGAAGAGGAGCAAACAATAATGTACCAGCTAGTGTGTTTTTGTAAGTGTTTTAAATAAGTGAACTTTGCAGGTACAGTAACATGTTCTGAACCTCTTTTGaaactcaaaataaaaattaacataTGCGCTTACCACTTTTTGTACCTTACCTATTGTACCACCAGCCTCCCTTGTTCTCTACAGCACAGTTTCCTTGTAAGTAGCGATCATTATCCTGGTCTCTGGTGCTAAACGGCATGCCACTGTGGGAGGCAGACCACTGCTCCATCATATTGCTCCCACCAGACAAGGCATCTCCAGCCCGACCACTGTACATGCCAAAGTATAGTCTGTACTTATCCTGCATGtagaagaaggaaggaaagacacattttttttatacgttatgttataattatattatttttattttttagaaattaATTACATTACTCACCTTTTCATCTGCCACTCTGAAGTTATCATATATTGcatatgatttttttccatCCCAGTCTATCAGGTCAATCTTCATTATCTTTTCACCTTTATGGAATATACACAACCTATTGTAATGAACATTGGAAACAATGTTCTACAGATGAACCAACATCAACCTACCTTCATGAAGCAATGAGTGAATATGGTCATTGCCCAGCCAGAACTCATCATTGCTTGATTTGAGATTACCAAACCCATTCTTATAATCCACCCAGTCTCTGGAAAGAAGGTATTCGAGTAATAGATTAATAGTTATGTTAAATGAACAGGTCCAACCATCATGATCTATTGTTATTTAGTTTTAAGTTagagaatatataataatatgatatCATTGCCTGTAACATAGACTTAGTCAAGCTTTATCTTTTAGACTGTTTCAAAATGCCCATTCAGGCATAGATTCTAAGGTAGATATTAATTCCTACAATAATATAATGAGCTCCAAGTATAGCCTAGAACATGAactggctatgctaaattgctCCTCAGTATGAAAGAGTGCCCAAATGTTTGTGCTCTTGTTGCTCTGTGGTGGAAATGCATCTCATTTAGGGTATCTTTTTGCCGTACAAGTATtccttatacagtataagcTCCAGAATGGCCAACCCAACAACCCAACCatgataaagtggttactgaagatgaataagttaaaaaaatcaattaaaaggAAATACTTTTGAAATTCGTATTTATCTGAAAATTTGTCTTACCACATTCCATTAATGGTGGAGAAGTGTCATAGCCTACCTATTGAAATCCACTTTACCGTTGCGGCGTTTCTGTACCACAGTCCAGCCTCCTCCATCCTCCATGTCGCAGAAAACAAGAAAAGGCTCGAGTATTGTATCTGGTCTGATCCGGTAGAACCCACTCTCAGGTCTGAGCCTATCAAACACCTCAGAGCAGTCTGGAGATTTAAAAAAGCACAGCTCAGGTAGCTCTGTTTCTTAAACTCAAGTCCTTCTTATATGACATTTTTCCAtaaatttatatgtttattggaatttttaattctttttttttgtcactgttaTCAACTAATGCTACTCTTCTGTTCTTCAAACACTAGTTATCTTTTTTCAATAACTTATTCGAATATCTACATCTTTTTCCAGCCATCTTTATGCAGGGATGTCCTGAATACCACTTGAGACAACACTGACCTCTTCTGTTATCTTTTCTCTTTAGTTGTAAAGTTCTGATCTTAAAAGTAATTGATTTTTTCCTACTATATACTGATTGTAGCCTTatttctgtaatatatatatatacatatataccaTAAATATATACTGTTTTAAAATCTATAATCAGGCTTGTACCAATTTCTTGAAGTTTTATGTGATGCAgaaatacaaaagaaacaaacaattgACCAACATAACACCTCTATCATGAACCAGCAGGCTTCCCC
Coding sequences:
- the LOC113644869 gene encoding thrombospondin type-1 domain-containing protein 1 isoform X1, whose protein sequence is MIQGFTPLVRFLLLLLLVGFAMAGLGLWSSVHVALSNASVFVTYNADNNMTDSELSLDLVDLDKNITVLTRHLPFNQSEGFLEFDCTYFLHAGNFSFRLDQMGHKGALKSTSSWWSPVLRIQWPTFHFGVERVNNYSSGAFQVSVSTNVDFHVCLNSSSSLYLEVSYMEHNQIGKNTIDKVQKRTTHNIQVVKSQHVELKCASLLTEAGFIQVALKSHYTQQDIKSSGPLYLSRIFSYKLLVDNVYKTGCEGTVSVRLLSPPCTVTTGKVLLYKEASAAAEQQKHSQLAFQFLTQGENETEFNCSQFDLGQKKYCFHYERIYSQSSSLARTCIIVQRNAVEMWGPWQTWSGCSVTCGEGVRERVRECLVPPGGGMQCNGMVREQSLCSLEDCTDILPPVSAPPPPSVDSFLGGNLVVVTGISLCLAVILITIVITVWRKLCHAPKFFSAKPETMHSPGGRKHSDEASICGHSVRRPSFSESTGASVFQKGQICPVSIRAASEKGVLACQQSFPLPVTSPQDPERLSPSGQKIFPPVFGYRLAQQQLKEMKKKGLKEATQVYHVSQSPVDDIMVEATASTSAGFTPVPQDLESQEEVTIRHFRKSPFTEPTWHHRNSATLPDRLSPKVDLILTKQKSFSDRDRRQERTADWVAMVERNRFSFSNNPNFRRTSSFNESNLQQLPKPQPFRERSMTQVASRQIPEGSCRIRAWEHPIPELEDWSQSKYRIPDSSSHQRQRPLVDIPSFTKCKPAVVQSGTVPTKNRATDSHGVGWVPSYGIERVERAEQNWNRRGPSPIQRNILARKLREASSSANYQRKRSSTFSSYDQSRGRCHSLPLSADFSSSSYGLTEDEQQMMDISGYLGEEDGTGITKDLRLT
- the LOC113644869 gene encoding thrombospondin type-1 domain-containing protein 1 isoform X2; amino-acid sequence: MIQGFTPLVRFLLLLLLVGFAMAGLGLWSSVHVALSNASVFVTYNADNNMTDSELSLDLVDLDKNITVLTRHLPFNQSEGFLEFDCTYFLHAGNFSFRLDQMGHKGALKSTSSWWSPVLRIQWPTFHFGVERVNNYSSGAFQVSVSTNVDFHVCLNSSSSLYLEVSYMEHNQIGKNTIDKVQKRTTHNIQVVKSQHVELKCASLLTEAGFIQVALKSHYTQQDIKSSGPLYLSRIFSYKLLVDNVYKTGCEGTVSVRLLSPPCTVTTGKVLLYKEASAAAEQQKHSQLAFQFLTQGENETEFNCSQFDLGQKKYCFHYERIYSQSSSLARTCIIVQRNAEMWGPWQTWSGCSVTCGEGVRERVRECLVPPGGGMQCNGMVREQSLCSLEDCTDILPPVSAPPPPSVDSFLGGNLVVVTGISLCLAVILITIVITVWRKLCHAPKFFSAKPETMHSPGGRKHSDEASICGHSVRRPSFSESTGASVFQKGQICPVSIRAASEKGVLACQQSFPLPVTSPQDPERLSPSGQKIFPPVFGYRLAQQQLKEMKKKGLKEATQVYHVSQSPVDDIMVEATASTSAGFTPVPQDLESQEEVTIRHFRKSPFTEPTWHHRNSATLPDRLSPKVDLILTKQKSFSDRDRRQERTADWVAMVERNRFSFSNNPNFRRTSSFNESNLQQLPKPQPFRERSMTQVASRQIPEGSCRIRAWEHPIPELEDWSQSKYRIPDSSSHQRQRPLVDIPSFTKCKPAVVQSGTVPTKNRATDSHGVGWVPSYGIERVERAEQNWNRRGPSPIQRNILARKLREASSSANYQRKRSSTFSSYDQSRGRCHSLPLSADFSSSSYGLTEDEQQMMDISGYLGEEDGTGITKDLRLT
- the fgl1b gene encoding fibrinogen like 1B isoform X1, giving the protein MSVMILLLLVFFGTLPSGGLTGDDCPLEVLELKSSIQKLDYELIIGDWKLMHLRTHRWLRPAAESKQDNITLPTLPSTGGSLLVHDRDCSEVFDRLRPESGFYRIRPDTILEPFLVFCDMEDGGGWTVVQKRRNGKVDFNRDWVDYKNGFGNLKSSNDEFWLGNDHIHSLLHEGEKIMKIDLIDWDGKKSYAIYDNFRVADEKDKYRLYFGMYSGRAGDALSGGSNMMEQWSASHSGMPFSTRDQDNDRYLQGNCAVENKGGWWYNRCHAANLNGKFYRGGKYTAKHDNGVVWSTWRGLWYSLRHVSLKVRPTTFMDSLGSGSGPDS
- the LOC113644869 gene encoding thrombospondin type-1 domain-containing protein 1 isoform X3 gives rise to the protein MEHNQIGKNTIDKVQKRTTHNIQVVKSQHVELKCASLLTEAGFIQVALKSHYTQQDIKSSGPLYLSRIFSYKLLVDNVYKTGCEGTVSVRLLSPPCTVTTGKVLLYKEASAAAEQQKHSQLAFQFLTQGENETEFNCSQFDLGQKKYCFHYERIYSQSSSLARTCIIVQRNAVEMWGPWQTWSGCSVTCGEGVRERVRECLVPPGGGMQCNGMVREQSLCSLEDCTDILPPVSAPPPPSVDSFLGGNLVVVTGISLCLAVILITIVITVWRKLCHAPKFFSAKPETMHSPGGRKHSDEASICGHSVRRPSFSESTGASVFQKGQICPVSIRAASEKGVLACQQSFPLPVTSPQDPERLSPSGQKIFPPVFGYRLAQQQLKEMKKKGLKEATQVYHVSQSPVDDIMVEATASTSAGFTPVPQDLESQEEVTIRHFRKSPFTEPTWHHRNSATLPDRLSPKVDLILTKQKSFSDRDRRQERTADWVAMVERNRFSFSNNPNFRRTSSFNESNLQQLPKPQPFRERSMTQVASRQIPEGSCRIRAWEHPIPELEDWSQSKYRIPDSSSHQRQRPLVDIPSFTKCKPAVVQSGTVPTKNRATDSHGVGWVPSYGIERVERAEQNWNRRGPSPIQRNILARKLREASSSANYQRKRSSTFSSYDQSRGRCHSLPLSADFSSSSYGLTEDEQQMMDISGYLGEEDGTGITKDLRLT
- the fgl1b gene encoding fibrinogen like 1B isoform X2, with product MHLRTHRWLRPAAESKQDNITLPTLPSTGGSLLVHDRDCSEVFDRLRPESGFYRIRPDTILEPFLVFCDMEDGGGWTVVQKRRNGKVDFNRDWVDYKNGFGNLKSSNDEFWLGNDHIHSLLHEGEKIMKIDLIDWDGKKSYAIYDNFRVADEKDKYRLYFGMYSGRAGDALSGGSNMMEQWSASHSGMPFSTRDQDNDRYLQGNCAVENKGGWWYNRCHAANLNGKFYRGGKYTAKHDNGVVWSTWRGLWYSLRHVSLKVRPTTFMDSLGSGSGPDS